A window from Pseudomonas sp. Tri1 encodes these proteins:
- a CDS encoding pentapeptide repeat-containing protein: protein MSLPKLLNTPLYALLRKDDIAGFNSERPQGPVDMRGGDFRGLDLRELNADDVDFSDAYFRSADLRGIDFRKSSLEGASLAHAQISGAYFPPELSADEILMSMNFGTRLRYRTR from the coding sequence ATGAGCCTTCCCAAGCTTCTCAATACCCCGCTTTATGCCTTGCTGCGCAAAGACGATATCGCAGGTTTCAACAGTGAGCGCCCTCAAGGTCCGGTGGACATGCGCGGCGGCGATTTTCGCGGCCTCGATCTGCGGGAACTGAACGCCGACGACGTTGATTTCAGCGACGCTTACTTTCGCTCCGCCGACTTACGCGGCATCGATTTCCGCAAGTCGTCACTGGAAGGCGCGAGCTTGGCCCACGCGCAAATATCCGGCGCCTACTTTCCGCCTGAGCTGTCTGCCGACGAGATCCTGATGTCGATGAATTTCGGCACCCGCCTGCGCTACCGCACCCGCTGA
- a CDS encoding TfoX/Sxy family protein yields the protein MNDELQHLKNLGKTSAQWLHAVGIHSASDLRRLGAVDAYRAVRTRGFRASKVLLYAIEGALMDVHWNDIPAERKEALNKQLDAISTRHKA from the coding sequence ATGAATGATGAATTGCAACACCTGAAGAATCTGGGCAAGACATCAGCCCAGTGGCTGCACGCCGTCGGTATTCACAGTGCCTCGGATCTACGCCGGCTTGGTGCGGTAGACGCTTATCGGGCCGTGCGCACGCGCGGTTTCCGGGCTTCCAAGGTGTTGTTGTACGCCATCGAAGGCGCGTTGATGGATGTGCACTGGAACGATATCCCTGCCGAACGCAAGGAAGCCCTGAATAAGCAGCTGGACGCTATTTCAACGCGTCATAAAGCCTGA
- a CDS encoding ChaN family lipoprotein, with protein MRLILILALSVLTACQSIAPPPAGGQIRDLHNGQALTPQALVERLAKAQRLVVGEQHDNRDHHALQLWLLQTLAGQRAQGSLLLEMLTPSQQPRVDALRQLPALPKDLPGALDWSPGWDWSLYGPVVEFALAQPYPLLAANLDAVEIQRFYRQAPALSGGRTNAAAVKDELLGQIRESHCGLLPEAQMPAMLAVQQQRDRRMAERLLGAPTPAVLFAGAWHGRKDVGVPLHALDLGASEAPIVLMLAEEGSDVTSTMADYVWYTPATPPQDYCAQMRESIKTP; from the coding sequence GTGCGGCTGATCCTGATTTTGGCATTGAGTGTCCTGACGGCTTGTCAGAGCATCGCACCGCCGCCGGCCGGTGGGCAGATCCGTGATTTGCACAATGGCCAGGCCCTTACGCCGCAAGCGTTGGTCGAGCGCTTGGCGAAGGCACAGCGGTTGGTGGTGGGCGAGCAGCACGACAATCGAGATCACCACGCCCTGCAGCTATGGTTGCTGCAAACCTTGGCCGGGCAGCGGGCCCAAGGCAGCTTGTTGCTGGAAATGCTCACCCCATCCCAGCAGCCGCGGGTCGATGCGTTGCGCCAGTTACCCGCCTTGCCCAAGGACCTGCCTGGCGCACTGGACTGGTCGCCGGGCTGGGACTGGAGCCTGTATGGACCCGTCGTCGAGTTCGCCCTGGCGCAACCTTACCCCTTGCTGGCGGCCAATCTGGATGCCGTCGAGATCCAGCGCTTCTACCGGCAAGCACCGGCGTTGAGCGGGGGACGCACGAATGCGGCGGCGGTGAAGGATGAGCTGCTGGGGCAGATCCGCGAATCCCACTGCGGCCTGCTGCCGGAAGCGCAAATGCCGGCGATGCTGGCCGTCCAGCAGCAGCGTGACCGGCGCATGGCTGAACGTTTGCTGGGCGCGCCGACACCGGCGGTGTTGTTCGCTGGCGCTTGGCATGGCCGAAAGGATGTCGGCGTACCGCTGCATGCGCTGGATCTTGGCGCCAGCGAAGCTCCGATCGTCTTGATGCTGGCCGAGGAGGGCAGCGACGTGACATCAACCATGGCTGATTACGTGTGGTACACCCCGGCCACGCCGCCTCAGGATTACTGCGCACAGATGCGTGAATCCATCAAAACCCCGTAG
- a CDS encoding heme ABC transporter ATP-binding protein, with protein MLQAQNLHIQRGRKAVLAAVDLVLHPGEVLGVLGPNGAGKSTLLAGLCGELRPAQGQVLLDDRPLSQWEGAERARRLAVLPQSSTLDFAFRVEEVVGMGRLPHQSGRVRDGQIVELALQAADATHLHGRSYLALSGGERQRVHLARVLAQLWPGEAGQTLLLDEPTSMLDPLHQHTILQAVREFADRGAAVLVILHDLNLAARYCDRLLLLASGRPVALDTPQQVLRPEPLKAVFGLEVLVQPHPERGHPLIIAR; from the coding sequence ATGTTGCAAGCGCAGAACCTGCACATTCAACGTGGTCGAAAAGCCGTGCTGGCGGCGGTCGATCTGGTCCTTCATCCCGGCGAAGTGCTCGGCGTGCTTGGGCCTAACGGTGCGGGTAAAAGTACCTTGCTGGCGGGGCTTTGCGGCGAATTACGCCCGGCCCAGGGGCAGGTTTTGCTCGATGATCGACCTCTGAGTCAGTGGGAGGGCGCCGAGCGTGCCCGTCGCCTGGCGGTGTTGCCGCAATCTTCGACCCTGGATTTTGCCTTTCGTGTCGAGGAGGTGGTCGGCATGGGGCGCCTGCCGCATCAGAGTGGTCGCGTGCGTGATGGACAAATCGTCGAGTTGGCGTTGCAAGCCGCGGACGCGACGCATCTGCACGGGCGCAGTTATCTGGCCCTGTCGGGTGGCGAGCGTCAGCGGGTGCATCTGGCGCGGGTATTGGCACAACTGTGGCCGGGTGAAGCGGGACAAACGTTGTTGCTGGACGAGCCAACCTCGATGCTCGACCCGCTGCATCAGCACACCATCCTGCAGGCGGTGCGCGAGTTCGCCGATCGTGGCGCTGCGGTGCTGGTGATCCTGCATGACCTGAACCTGGCGGCGCGTTACTGTGATCGCCTGTTGCTGCTCGCGTCCGGTCGGCCGGTGGCCCTGGACACGCCGCAGCAGGTGCTGCGCCCGGAACCGCTCAAGGCCGTGTTTGGCCTGGAAGTGCTGGTGCAACCCCATCCGGAGCGAGGGCATCCGTTGATCATTGCCCGTTGA
- a CDS encoding iron ABC transporter permease gives MLAIWLSLALGPVSLPLFDTARAALRLLGLPVSAEGLEQAELILGQIRLPRTLLGLAVGGVLALSGVAMQGLFRNPLADPGLVGVSSGAALGAAFAIVAGSALGGLPEAFGPYVLSLCAFLGGLGVTALVYRLGRRNGQTHVATMLLAGIALTALSGSAVGLFTYLADDATLRTLTFWNLGSLNGASYARLWPLLLVSAGVALWLPRRARALNALLLGESEAAHLGIDVEGLKRELVFCTALGVGAAVAAAGMIGFVGLVVPHLVRLVAGPDHRVLLPASVLAGASLLLLADLVARLALAPAELPIGIVTAFIGAPFFLYLLLRGRA, from the coding sequence CTGTTGGCAATCTGGTTATCCCTGGCCTTGGGGCCGGTGAGTTTGCCGCTGTTCGACACCGCGCGCGCGGCTTTGCGCCTGTTGGGGTTGCCGGTGAGCGCCGAGGGTTTGGAGCAGGCCGAACTGATCCTTGGCCAGATTCGTTTGCCGCGCACTTTGCTCGGGCTGGCGGTGGGTGGGGTGCTGGCGTTGTCCGGTGTGGCGATGCAGGGCCTGTTCCGCAACCCGCTGGCCGACCCGGGGTTGGTGGGCGTGTCCAGCGGCGCGGCGCTGGGCGCGGCTTTCGCGATTGTCGCGGGTTCAGCGTTGGGCGGGTTGCCCGAAGCTTTCGGCCCTTATGTGTTGTCGTTGTGTGCGTTTCTTGGTGGGCTTGGGGTCACGGCGCTGGTCTATCGCCTCGGCCGACGTAATGGCCAGACCCACGTCGCGACCATGCTCCTGGCCGGTATTGCCCTGACGGCGTTGTCCGGTTCGGCGGTCGGCCTGTTCACCTACCTGGCGGACGACGCGACCCTGCGCACACTGACGTTCTGGAACCTGGGCAGTCTCAATGGGGCCAGCTATGCACGGCTGTGGCCATTGCTGCTGGTCAGCGCTGGCGTGGCGCTATGGTTGCCACGTCGGGCCCGGGCGCTCAATGCGCTGCTGTTGGGAGAATCCGAGGCGGCCCATCTGGGCATCGACGTCGAAGGCCTCAAGCGTGAACTGGTGTTCTGTACCGCTCTGGGTGTTGGCGCGGCGGTGGCGGCAGCGGGCATGATCGGTTTTGTCGGGTTGGTGGTGCCGCATCTGGTGCGTCTGGTGGCTGGCCCCGACCATCGGGTACTGCTGCCGGCGTCAGTGCTGGCAGGGGCAAGCCTGCTGTTGTTGGCCGACTTGGTGGCGCGCTTGGCATTGGCGCCGGCGGAGTTGCCGATCGGTATCGTCACGGCCTTTATCGGGGCGCCTTTCTTTCTTTATTTGCTGCTGCGAGGGCGCGCCTGA
- a CDS encoding ABC transporter substrate-binding protein, with amino-acid sequence MRLNIRIVALCIALLANQGVAAADLPQRWVSVGGALSEWVSALGGESKLVGVDTTSQHPESLRALPSIGYQRQLSAEGVLSLRPQILVGTEEMGPPPVLAQVRSAGVQVELFSATPDLPTLQGNLRHLGQLLGSEALAARLFERYQQQLAQQNARVSEIQLKQKAPGVLLLVGGAGGKPLVAGKGTAADWLLQQAGGHNLATHNGYKPFSMENLAGLNPEVLVFADRALKGEEARAALFKDNPILASTRAARDGRVMELDPTLLLGGLGPRLPQSLVELTDGFYPTAPAKAP; translated from the coding sequence ATGCGCCTGAATATCCGCATTGTTGCGCTCTGTATCGCACTGCTGGCCAACCAGGGAGTCGCTGCGGCCGATTTGCCGCAACGCTGGGTCAGCGTCGGCGGCGCCTTGTCGGAGTGGGTCAGTGCGTTGGGTGGCGAGTCGAAACTGGTGGGGGTGGATACCACCAGCCAGCATCCCGAATCCTTGCGGGCCCTGCCCAGTATCGGTTATCAGCGACAGTTGTCGGCGGAGGGTGTGCTGAGCCTGCGCCCGCAGATTCTGGTGGGCACCGAAGAAATGGGGCCACCACCGGTCCTGGCGCAGGTTCGCAGCGCCGGGGTACAAGTCGAACTGTTCTCGGCCACGCCGGACCTGCCGACCCTGCAAGGCAATCTGCGGCACCTGGGTCAATTGCTGGGCAGCGAGGCCCTGGCTGCGCGGCTGTTCGAGCGCTATCAGCAGCAGCTCGCTCAACAAAACGCCCGGGTGAGTGAAATCCAGCTCAAGCAAAAGGCTCCTGGGGTTTTGCTGTTGGTCGGGGGCGCGGGTGGCAAACCCCTGGTTGCCGGCAAGGGCACCGCCGCCGACTGGCTGTTGCAGCAGGCTGGTGGTCATAACCTGGCGACTCACAACGGTTACAAGCCATTCTCCATGGAAAACCTCGCCGGCCTGAATCCTGAAGTGCTGGTCTTCGCCGACCGCGCCTTGAAGGGGGAAGAGGCACGCGCGGCGTTGTTCAAGGACAACCCGATCCTTGCCTCGACCCGGGCGGCCAGGGATGGGCGAGTCATGGAGCTTGACCCGACGCTGCTGTTGGGTGGGCTGGGGCCGCGGTTACCGCAAAGCCTGGTGGAACTGACGGATGGGTTCTATCCGACCGCACCGGCCAAGGCACCATGA
- a CDS encoding Rieske (2Fe-2S) protein — MKFLCTATQLPDNGSRGFDIDGRKVLAVRRAGQVYAYLNRCPHRSVPLEWQPDQFLDPSASLIQCATHGALFLIESGECVAGPCAGQFLAALDSREDEQGIWVAL; from the coding sequence ATGAAGTTTCTTTGTACCGCCACCCAATTGCCCGACAACGGCAGTCGCGGTTTCGACATCGATGGGCGCAAGGTGCTGGCGGTGCGCCGCGCGGGCCAGGTTTATGCGTACCTTAACCGCTGCCCGCATCGCAGCGTGCCGCTGGAATGGCAACCCGACCAGTTTCTCGACCCCAGCGCCAGTCTGATCCAGTGCGCCACCCACGGCGCACTGTTTCTGATCGAGAGCGGAGAATGCGTGGCCGGTCCCTGCGCCGGTCAGTTCCTTGCTGCGTTAGACAGCAGGGAGGATGAGCAAGGCATCTGGGTGGCACTGTAG
- the sfsA gene encoding DNA/RNA nuclease SfsA codes for MRFSPALEEGRLIRRYKRFLADIETVHGELLTIHCPNTGSMLNCMAPGARVWFSRSSDPKRKLPGTWEIGETPQGRLACINTARANALIEEALRAGVISELNGFTGLKREVAYGQENSRIDFRLDYENSSAWVEVKSVTLGFDGTNVAAFPDAVTLRGAKHLRELACLAREGVRAVQLYCVNLSGIDAVRPAQEIDPVYAAALHDAVAAGVEVLAYGVTLTPDEMWVAHSLPVQLEPLQCHPDALLILPAV; via the coding sequence ATGCGTTTTTCCCCTGCTTTGGAAGAAGGTCGGCTGATTCGACGTTATAAGCGTTTTCTCGCCGATATCGAGACCGTTCATGGCGAATTGCTGACCATTCATTGCCCGAACACTGGTTCGATGCTCAATTGCATGGCGCCGGGCGCACGTGTCTGGTTCAGTCGCTCCAGCGACCCCAAGCGCAAGCTGCCCGGTACCTGGGAAATCGGCGAAACCCCTCAGGGGCGCTTGGCCTGCATCAATACCGCGCGGGCCAATGCCTTGATCGAAGAGGCCCTGCGGGCCGGGGTCATCAGCGAACTGAACGGGTTTACCGGGCTCAAGCGTGAAGTGGCTTATGGTCAGGAAAACAGTCGGATCGATTTCAGGCTGGACTACGAAAACAGCTCGGCCTGGGTCGAAGTCAAAAGCGTCACACTGGGTTTCGATGGCACGAACGTCGCGGCATTTCCCGATGCGGTGACCCTACGTGGGGCCAAGCATCTGCGCGAACTCGCTTGCCTGGCCCGCGAGGGCGTGCGGGCGGTGCAGCTGTATTGCGTGAACCTGAGTGGCATTGACGCGGTACGCCCGGCGCAGGAAATCGACCCAGTGTATGCGGCCGCCTTGCACGATGCGGTGGCGGCCGGGGTGGAGGTGCTGGCCTATGGGGTCACGCTGACGCCGGATGAGATGTGGGTGGCCCATTCGTTGCCGGTGCAGCTCGAACCGCTACAGTGCCACCCAGATGCCTTGCTCATCCTCCCTGCTGTCTAA
- a CDS encoding pyridoxal phosphate-dependent aminotransferase, translated as MAQPYSARSRAIEPFHVMALLARANELQAAGHDVIHLEIGEPDFTTAEPIIQAGQAALAAGKTRYTAARGIPELREAIAGFYAQRYGVDIDPRRILVTPGGSGALLLASALLVDPGKHWLLADPGYPCNRHFLRLVEGAAQLVPVGPEVRYQLTPELVDRHWDQDSVGALVASPANPTGTILSRDELAGLSKAIKRHNGHLVVDEIYHGLTYGTDAASVLEVDDDAFVLNSFSKYFGMTGWRLGWLVAPSAAVGELEKLAQNLYISAPSMAQYAALACFEPATIAIFEQRRAEFALRRDFLLPALRELGFGIAVEPQGAFYLYADISAFGGDAFAFCQHFLETEHVAFTPGLDFGRYQAGHHVRFAYTQSLPRLQEAVERIARGLRSWQG; from the coding sequence ATGGCTCAGCCCTACAGTGCGCGCAGCCGCGCTATCGAACCTTTTCATGTGATGGCGTTGCTGGCCCGTGCCAATGAATTGCAGGCTGCGGGGCACGACGTCATTCACCTGGAGATCGGCGAGCCGGATTTCACCACGGCTGAGCCGATCATCCAGGCCGGCCAGGCGGCGCTGGCGGCGGGCAAGACCCGTTACACCGCCGCCCGTGGCATTCCTGAGTTGCGCGAGGCCATCGCCGGTTTCTACGCCCAGCGCTACGGCGTGGACATCGATCCGCGGCGCATCCTGGTCACCCCGGGCGGGTCCGGTGCGTTGCTGCTGGCCAGCGCGTTGCTGGTGGACCCGGGCAAGCATTGGCTGTTGGCCGACCCTGGCTATCCGTGCAACCGTCATTTCCTGCGGTTGGTAGAGGGCGCGGCGCAATTGGTGCCGGTAGGCCCTGAGGTGCGTTACCAGCTGACTCCGGAGTTGGTGGACCGCCATTGGGACCAGGACAGCGTCGGCGCGTTGGTGGCGTCGCCGGCCAACCCGACTGGGACGATCCTCTCCCGAGACGAGTTGGCCGGGTTGTCCAAGGCAATCAAGCGGCACAATGGTCATCTGGTGGTGGATGAGATCTACCACGGCTTGACCTATGGCACCGACGCCGCCAGCGTGCTGGAAGTCGACGACGATGCCTTTGTCCTGAACAGTTTTTCCAAGTATTTCGGCATGACCGGCTGGCGGCTGGGCTGGCTGGTGGCGCCTTCGGCAGCCGTCGGCGAGCTGGAAAAACTCGCGCAGAATCTCTACATCAGTGCGCCGAGCATGGCCCAGTACGCGGCGCTGGCCTGTTTCGAACCCGCCACCATCGCGATCTTCGAGCAGCGTCGGGCCGAGTTCGCGCTGCGCCGCGACTTTCTGCTGCCTGCCTTGCGTGAACTGGGCTTCGGTATCGCGGTGGAACCGCAAGGGGCGTTTTATCTCTACGCCGATATCAGCGCGTTCGGCGGTGATGCCTTCGCGTTCTGCCAGCATTTCCTGGAAACCGAACACGTGGCGTTTACGCCGGGTCTGGATTTCGGCCGCTATCAGGCCGGCCATCATGTACGTTTTGCCTACACCCAGAGCCTGCCGCGGCTACAGGAAGCGGTGGAGCGAATCGCACGTGGACTGCGGAGTTGGCAAGGCTGA
- the dksA gene encoding RNA polymerase-binding protein DksA, translating into MPTQAKQNQNQTLSGFEPYVPQAGEEYMGAPMRAHFTKILNKWKQDLMQEVDRTVDHMKDEAANFPDPADRASQEEEFSLELRARDRERKLIKKIDKTLQLIEDEEYGWCESCGVEIGVKRLEARPTADMCVDCKTLAEIKEKQVGK; encoded by the coding sequence ATGCCCACCCAAGCAAAGCAAAATCAAAATCAGACGCTCAGCGGGTTTGAGCCTTACGTCCCGCAAGCTGGCGAAGAGTACATGGGCGCCCCCATGCGCGCGCACTTCACCAAGATCCTGAATAAGTGGAAACAGGACTTGATGCAGGAAGTCGACCGCACCGTGGATCACATGAAAGACGAAGCGGCCAACTTCCCTGACCCGGCCGACCGTGCCAGCCAGGAAGAGGAATTCAGCCTCGAACTGCGCGCCCGTGATCGTGAGCGCAAGCTCATCAAGAAAATCGACAAGACCCTGCAACTGATCGAAGACGAAGAATACGGTTGGTGCGAGTCCTGTGGCGTCGAGATCGGCGTCAAGCGGCTGGAAGCCCGTCCGACCGCCGACATGTGTGTCGACTGCAAGACCCTGGCGGAAATCAAGGAAAAACAGGTCGGCAAGTAA
- the gluQRS gene encoding tRNA glutamyl-Q(34) synthetase GluQRS: MTATAPYIGRFAPTPSGHLHFGSLVAALASYLDARAVGGRWLLRMEDLDPPREEPGAQTAILKALESYGFEWDGEMVRQSERHEAYDQVINRLLSQGLAYACTCSRKQLEAYHGIYPGLCRNAGHGAENAAIRLRVPELEYHFTDRVQGQFRQHLGREVGDFVIRRRDGLYAYQLAVVLDDAWQGVTDIVRGADLLDSTPRQLYLQELLGLPQPRYLHVPLITQPDGHKLGKSYRSPPLAADQASPLLLRALRALGQQPGPELVDASPPQLLEWGIRHWDVTKIPRTLSLPEAQIR, encoded by the coding sequence ATGACTGCCACCGCCCCCTACATCGGCCGCTTCGCCCCCACACCCAGCGGCCACCTGCACTTCGGTTCACTGGTCGCCGCGCTGGCGTCGTACCTGGATGCCCGGGCGGTGGGAGGGCGCTGGTTGTTGCGCATGGAAGACCTCGACCCGCCAAGGGAAGAACCTGGCGCGCAAACGGCGATTTTGAAGGCACTGGAAAGCTACGGGTTTGAATGGGATGGCGAGATGGTCCGCCAGAGCGAGCGCCATGAGGCCTACGACCAAGTCATCAACCGACTGCTCAGCCAGGGCCTGGCCTATGCGTGCACCTGCTCGCGCAAACAGCTGGAGGCGTACCACGGCATCTACCCGGGGCTGTGCCGCAACGCCGGGCATGGCGCTGAAAACGCCGCCATTCGCCTACGTGTCCCTGAACTCGAATACCACTTCACCGACCGCGTACAGGGCCAGTTCCGCCAGCACCTGGGACGTGAGGTCGGTGACTTCGTGATTCGCCGTCGCGACGGGCTCTACGCTTATCAGCTGGCGGTAGTACTGGACGACGCCTGGCAAGGGGTGACCGATATCGTGCGCGGTGCCGACCTGCTGGATTCCACGCCACGCCAACTCTACCTGCAAGAGCTGCTCGGGCTGCCGCAACCGCGTTACCTGCACGTGCCGTTGATCACCCAACCCGACGGGCACAAACTGGGCAAGTCCTATCGCTCGCCACCGCTGGCGGCTGATCAGGCCTCGCCATTGTTGTTGCGGGCCCTGCGCGCGCTGGGCCAGCAACCGGGCCCTGAGCTGGTCGATGCCAGCCCACCGCAATTGCTCGAGTGGGGTATTCGCCACTGGGATGTAACAAAGATCCCGCGCACACTGAGCCTGCCCGAAGCGCAAATACGTTGA
- a CDS encoding sensor histidine kinase, whose product MPMSFSLTQMVLISAAYLAVLFGVAWISERGMIPRAIIRHPLTYTLSLGVYASAWAFYGTVGLAYQYGYGFLSSYLGVSGAFLLAPVLLYPILKITRTYQLSSLADLFAFRFRSTWAGALTTIFMLVGVLPLLALQIQAVADSIGILTREPVQHRVALSFCVLIILFTIFFGSRHIATREKHEGLVFAIAFESVIKLIAIGGVGLYALYGVFDGPQQLEVWLLQNQTALAALHTPLQEGPWRTLLLVFFASAIVMPHMYHMTFTENLNPRSLVSASWGLPLFLLLMSLAVPLILWAGLKLGANTNPEYFTLGIGIAANSKALALLAYVGGLSAASGLIIVTTLALSGMALNHLVLPLYQPPAEGNIYRWLKWTRRALIVAIIMAGYGFYLMLGEGQDLANLGIVAFVATLQFLPGVLSVLYWPTANRRGFIAGLLAGILVWLVAMLLPLLGNLQGFYIPLLNMIYVLDDTSWHMAAIASLAANVLMFTLISLFTNASSEEASAAEACAVDNVRRPQRRELHAASPQEFATQLAKPLGAKAAQKEVEQALRDLYLPFDERRPYALRRLRDRIEANLSGLMGPSVAQDMVETFLPYKAGGENYVTEDIHFIESRLEDYHSRLTGLAAELDALRRYHRQTLQELPMGVCSLAKDQEILMWNKAMEELTGIAAQRVVGSRLSTLGEPWKGLLQGFIDLPDEHLHKQHLALDGQTRWLNLHKAAIDEPLAPGNSGLVLLVEDLTDTQMLEDKLVHSERLASIGRLAAGVAHEIGNPITGIACLAQNLREEREDDGELTEISGQILEQTKRVSRIVQSLMSFAHAGGHQHNDEPVCLAEVAQDAIGLLALNRRNFEVQFFNLCDPDHWVDGDPQRLAQVLINLLSNARDASPAGSAVRVKSEAFEHTVDLIVEDEGSGIPQNIMDRLFEPFFTTKDPGEGTGLGLALVYSIVEEHYGQITIDSPADVQSQRGTRIRVTLPRHVEATSAVN is encoded by the coding sequence ATGCCGATGAGCTTTAGCCTGACCCAGATGGTCCTGATCAGCGCAGCCTACCTGGCTGTACTGTTCGGCGTGGCCTGGATCAGCGAACGGGGCATGATTCCCCGGGCGATCATCCGCCACCCGCTGACCTACACCCTGTCGTTGGGTGTCTATGCCAGCGCATGGGCGTTCTATGGCACCGTCGGGCTGGCCTATCAGTACGGCTATGGTTTCCTGTCCAGTTACCTCGGTGTCTCGGGCGCGTTCCTGCTCGCACCCGTGTTGCTCTACCCGATCCTGAAAATCACCCGCACCTATCAACTGTCGTCCCTGGCCGACCTGTTCGCCTTTCGTTTCCGCAGTACCTGGGCCGGCGCGCTGACCACCATCTTCATGCTGGTCGGCGTGTTGCCGCTGCTGGCCCTGCAAATCCAGGCCGTGGCCGATTCCATCGGCATCCTGACCCGAGAGCCGGTGCAGCACCGCGTGGCACTGAGCTTCTGCGTATTGATCATCCTGTTCACGATTTTCTTCGGTTCCCGGCACATCGCCACACGGGAGAAACACGAAGGTCTGGTGTTCGCCATTGCCTTCGAATCGGTGATCAAGCTGATCGCCATCGGTGGTGTCGGGCTCTATGCCCTGTACGGCGTGTTCGATGGCCCGCAACAGCTGGAAGTGTGGCTGCTGCAGAACCAGACAGCCCTGGCCGCCCTGCACACACCCTTGCAGGAAGGCCCATGGCGCACGCTGTTGCTGGTGTTCTTCGCTTCGGCAATCGTGATGCCGCACATGTACCACATGACCTTTACCGAAAACCTCAACCCGCGTTCGCTGGTCAGCGCGAGCTGGGGGCTGCCGCTGTTCCTGCTGCTGATGAGCCTGGCGGTACCGCTGATCCTGTGGGCGGGCTTGAAGCTGGGGGCCAACACCAATCCAGAGTATTTCACCCTGGGCATCGGCATCGCCGCCAACAGCAAGGCCCTGGCATTGCTGGCTTATGTCGGCGGCCTGTCGGCGGCCAGTGGCCTGATCATCGTCACCACGCTGGCGCTGTCGGGGATGGCCCTCAACCATTTGGTGCTGCCGCTCTATCAGCCGCCGGCGGAAGGCAATATCTACCGTTGGTTGAAATGGACCCGTCGCGCACTGATCGTCGCGATCATCATGGCCGGCTACGGTTTCTACCTGATGCTCGGCGAAGGCCAGGACCTAGCCAACCTGGGCATCGTCGCCTTCGTCGCCACCCTGCAGTTCCTGCCCGGCGTGCTGTCGGTGCTGTATTGGCCGACCGCCAACCGCCGCGGCTTTATCGCCGGTTTGCTGGCAGGGATCCTGGTGTGGCTGGTAGCCATGCTGTTACCGCTGCTGGGCAACTTGCAGGGTTTCTATATTCCGCTGCTGAACATGATCTATGTGCTCGACGACACCAGTTGGCACATGGCAGCCATCGCCTCGCTGGCGGCGAACGTGCTGATGTTCACCCTGATTTCACTGTTCACCAACGCCAGCAGCGAAGAAGCCAGCGCCGCCGAAGCCTGTGCCGTAGACAACGTACGCCGCCCGCAGCGCCGAGAGCTTCACGCTGCCTCGCCCCAGGAGTTCGCCACACAGCTGGCCAAACCCCTGGGCGCCAAGGCCGCGCAAAAGGAAGTCGAACAGGCCCTGCGCGACCTCTATCTGCCCTTTGATGAGCGCCGTCCCTATGCCTTGCGTCGCCTGCGGGACCGCATCGAAGCCAACCTGTCCGGCCTTATGGGCCCCAGCGTGGCCCAGGATATGGTCGAGACATTCTTGCCCTACAAGGCCGGTGGCGAGAACTACGTCACTGAAGATATCCACTTCATCGAAAGCCGCCTCGAGGACTATCACTCGCGCCTCACCGGCCTGGCCGCCGAGCTGGACGCTCTGCGCCGTTATCATCGCCAGACCTTGCAGGAGTTGCCGATGGGCGTGTGCTCCCTGGCCAAGGATCAGGAAATCCTGATGTGGAACAAAGCCATGGAAGAGCTGACCGGGATCGCCGCCCAGCGCGTGGTCGGCTCCCGCCTGAGTACCTTGGGCGAGCCGTGGAAAGGCCTGCTGCAGGGTTTCATCGACCTGCCGGACGAGCACCTGCACAAACAGCACCTGGCCCTCGACGGCCAGACCCGCTGGCTGAACCTGCACAAGGCCGCGATCGACGAGCCGCTGGCGCCGGGTAACAGCGGCCTGGTGCTGCTGGTGGAAGACCTGACCGACACCCAGATGCTCGAAGACAAGCTGGTCCACTCCGAACGGCTGGCGAGCATTGGCCGACTGGCCGCCGGGGTGGCCCACGAGATCGGCAACCCGATCACCGGCATCGCCTGCCTGGCGCAGAACCTGCGCGAAGAGCGCGAGGACGACGGCGAACTGACGGAAATCAGTGGCCAGATCCTCGAACAGACCAAGCGCGTGTCGCGCATCGTCCAGTCGCTGATGAGCTTCGCCCATGCCGGCGGTCACCAGCATAATGATGAGCCCGTCTGTCTGGCCGAAGTGGCCCAGGATGCCATTGGTCTGCTGGCACTGAACCGGCGCAATTTCGAAGTGCAATTCTTCAACCTGTGCGACCCGGATCATTGGGTCGATGGCGACCCCCAACGGCTCGCCCAGGTGTTGATCAACCTGCTATCCAACGCGCGGGACGCCTCACCGGCCGGCAGCGCGGTGCGGGTCAAGAGCGAAGCCTTCGAACACACGGTCGACCTGATCGTCGAGGACGAAGGCAGCGGTATCCCACAGAACATCATGGACCGATTGTTCGAACCTTTCTTCACCACCAAGGATCCTGGCGAAGGCACCGGTCTGGGCCTCGCACTGGTCTATTCCATCGTTGAAGAGCATTATGGACAAATCACCATCGACAGCCCGGCCGATGTACAAAGCCAACGCGGCACCCGTATCCGGGTGACCTTGCCGCGTCATGTCGAAGCGACGTCCGCTGTGAACTGA